A genomic stretch from Pseudomonas sp. MUP55 includes:
- a CDS encoding lactonase family protein translates to MNMRKFWPLLMAGSVGAMSVQAAPAATYELLVGSYTAGTSEGIYRLQFNSSTGQFQGQPALAAKAQNPSWLTVSRDQKHLFVVNENGPGQKDPVGRVSSYSIDAGTHQLTLINQVQSLGNEPTHSSLAGDGRYLFVANYSVLQDPGGSLAILPVDAQGKLSAPVQMSGHPASGVNPERQASNHVHSVVSSPDGKYVFVQDLGADKVFAYRYDPKANHELPLTPADPAAVQLPPGSGPRHLLFSADGKHAWLTTEMSAQVAVFDYHDGKLSQTQLVDFAAGQPVSDKAGAALHASSDGKFLYVSNRGTTNQMLVFSIDPATAHLKELQRRSVEGDHPREFSLDPSGKFLLVANQKSNEIVVIERDPKTGLLGKTVQKQPIDAPSDLKFLVRQ, encoded by the coding sequence ATGAACATGCGTAAATTCTGGCCCCTGCTGATGGCGGGCAGCGTCGGCGCGATGTCGGTGCAAGCCGCGCCCGCCGCCACCTATGAACTGCTGGTGGGCAGCTACACCGCCGGCACCAGCGAAGGCATCTACCGGTTGCAGTTCAACAGCAGCACCGGGCAGTTCCAGGGCCAGCCGGCGCTGGCGGCGAAGGCGCAAAACCCGTCGTGGCTGACGGTCTCCAGGGACCAGAAGCACTTGTTCGTGGTCAACGAAAATGGCCCCGGCCAGAAGGACCCGGTCGGCCGCGTCAGCAGCTACAGCATTGACGCCGGCACCCATCAGCTGACCTTGATCAACCAGGTCCAGAGCCTGGGCAACGAGCCGACCCATTCGAGCCTGGCCGGTGATGGGCGTTACCTGTTCGTGGCCAACTATTCGGTGCTGCAGGATCCGGGCGGTAGCCTGGCGATTCTGCCGGTCGATGCCCAGGGCAAACTGTCGGCACCGGTGCAGATGAGCGGGCACCCGGCCAGCGGCGTCAACCCGGAGCGCCAGGCGTCCAACCATGTGCATTCGGTGGTGTCGTCACCCGATGGCAAGTATGTGTTCGTCCAGGACCTGGGGGCCGACAAGGTGTTCGCCTACCGCTACGACCCCAAGGCCAACCATGAGCTGCCGTTGACTCCAGCCGACCCGGCCGCTGTGCAACTGCCGCCCGGCAGCGGCCCGCGTCACCTGCTGTTCAGTGCCGACGGCAAGCACGCCTGGCTCACCACCGAAATGAGCGCGCAAGTGGCGGTGTTCGATTACCACGACGGCAAGCTGAGCCAGACCCAGCTGGTGGACTTCGCCGCCGGCCAGCCGGTGTCCGACAAGGCTGGAGCGGCCTTGCACGCCTCAAGCGACGGCAAGTTCCTGTACGTCAGCAACCGTGGCACCACCAATCAGATGCTGGTGTTCAGCATCGACCCGGCCACCGCGCACCTGAAGGAACTGCAGCGGCGCTCTGTTGAAGGCGATCACCCGCGCGAGTTCAGCCTGGACCCGAGCGGCAAGTTCCTGCTGGTGGCCAATCAGAAAAGCAACGAAATCGTGGTGATCGAACGCGACCCCAAGACCGGTCTGCTGGGTAAAACCGTGCAGAAACAGCCGATCGATGCGCCCAGCGACCTTAAGTTTCTGGTGCGTCAATAA
- a CDS encoding Gfo/Idh/MocA family oxidoreductase, which produces MRELGIGLIGTGFMGRAHALAFNNARAVFELPVTLKLAALADADTERAQRCASAWGFAQAHADWQALIDDPKVDVVAITTPNHLHYPMAMAAIAAGKAVYCEKPLAVSLEQADAMRRAASAAGVVTRVGYNYQHNPMIVLARQMIASGELGQIISFQGEFSEDFMADPTSPWSWRCEVEHAGGALADLGSHLLSMAHYLVGDVVSVCADTQTVHGQRPALKGSHELKAIAVDDQVHALLRFANGARGTVSSSWLKHGYKNHLSFEISGTLGTLAFDQERLNELRLCRVGQDGFQRLLAGPALPGYAAFSPAAGHQLGYNELKTLEVQELIMALAGQGAHGTDFEAAWAVERLATAIRHAAQQDRWVNVNTV; this is translated from the coding sequence ATGCGTGAACTCGGAATCGGCTTGATCGGCACAGGCTTCATGGGGCGCGCCCACGCGCTGGCGTTCAACAATGCCAGGGCGGTGTTCGAACTGCCCGTCACGCTCAAGCTGGCTGCGCTGGCCGATGCCGACACCGAGCGGGCGCAACGTTGCGCCAGCGCTTGGGGCTTTGCCCAGGCCCATGCGGACTGGCAGGCATTGATCGACGATCCCAAGGTCGATGTCGTGGCCATCACCACGCCTAATCATCTGCACTACCCCATGGCCATGGCAGCGATCGCGGCGGGCAAGGCGGTGTATTGCGAGAAGCCGCTGGCCGTCAGCCTGGAACAGGCCGATGCCATGCGTCGCGCCGCCAGCGCGGCCGGGGTGGTGACGCGGGTAGGCTACAACTACCAGCACAACCCGATGATCGTGCTGGCGCGTCAGATGATCGCCAGCGGCGAGCTTGGCCAGATCATCAGTTTCCAGGGCGAGTTCAGCGAAGACTTCATGGCCGACCCGACCTCGCCCTGGTCGTGGCGCTGCGAGGTGGAACACGCTGGCGGCGCGCTGGCCGACCTGGGCAGTCATTTGCTGTCGATGGCCCACTACCTGGTGGGCGATGTGGTCAGCGTGTGCGCCGACACCCAGACCGTCCACGGGCAACGGCCGGCCCTCAAAGGCAGCCACGAGCTGAAGGCCATCGCCGTGGATGATCAGGTCCATGCCCTCTTGCGTTTTGCCAACGGCGCGCGCGGCACGGTGAGCAGCAGTTGGCTCAAGCATGGCTACAAGAACCACCTGAGTTTTGAAATCAGCGGCACCCTGGGCACGCTGGCGTTCGATCAGGAGCGCCTGAACGAACTGCGCCTGTGCCGCGTCGGCCAGGACGGCTTCCAGCGCCTGCTTGCCGGCCCAGCCCTGCCCGGTTACGCCGCGTTCAGCCCGGCGGCGGGCCATCAGCTTGGGTACAACGAGTTGAAGACGCTGGAGGTTCAGGAATTGATCATGGCGCTGGCGGGGCAAGGAGCCCACGGCACTGATTTCGAGGCGGCGTGGGCGGTGGAGCGGCTGGCGACGGCGATTCGCCACGCCGCTCAGCAAGATCGCTGGGTCAATGTGAACACCGTCTGA
- a CDS encoding WD40/YVTN/BNR-like repeat-containing protein, producing MGWVVCRPRAARTLALLATALSLFGAVALPGVVQAASDTPAAAVFAIESPKAAKGLMIDVVHAGQRLVAVGDRGHILYSDDQGSTWTQAKVPTRQLLTAVFFVDAKHGWAVGHDAQILASSDGGANWTQQYQDLKREAPLLDLWFNDANHGLAVGAYGALVETNDGGKTWEDVSERLDNEDQFHLNAIASIKDAGLFIVGEQGSMFRSSDDGQTWEKLEGPYEGSLFGVIGTAQPHTLLAYGLRGNLYRSTDFGSTWEQVELNAARGALEFGLSGATLLDDGSIVVVGNGGSVVVSHDDGQSFSVFNRPDRISLSAVTAAGNGNLILAGQGGVRVAMPTGAEPIKQ from the coding sequence ATGGGTTGGGTTGTTTGCCGCCCACGCGCCGCACGCACGCTTGCGTTGCTGGCCACAGCGCTCTCGCTGTTTGGAGCCGTTGCGTTACCCGGCGTCGTCCAGGCCGCCAGCGATACCCCCGCCGCGGCGGTGTTTGCGATTGAATCCCCCAAGGCCGCCAAAGGCCTGATGATTGACGTGGTCCACGCCGGCCAGCGCCTGGTGGCGGTGGGTGATCGCGGCCACATCCTCTATTCCGATGACCAGGGCAGCACCTGGACCCAAGCCAAAGTGCCCACCCGGCAACTGCTCACGGCGGTGTTTTTCGTCGATGCCAAGCACGGCTGGGCGGTCGGCCATGATGCGCAGATCCTTGCCAGCAGCGACGGCGGCGCCAACTGGACCCAGCAATACCAGGACCTCAAGCGCGAAGCGCCGTTGCTCGACCTGTGGTTCAACGACGCCAATCACGGCCTGGCCGTGGGCGCCTACGGTGCGCTGGTCGAGACCAACGACGGCGGCAAGACCTGGGAAGACGTCAGCGAGCGCCTCGACAACGAAGACCAGTTCCACCTCAATGCCATCGCCTCCATCAAGGACGCCGGCCTGTTTATCGTCGGCGAGCAGGGCAGCATGTTCCGCTCCAGCGATGACGGCCAGACCTGGGAAAAGCTCGAAGGCCCCTACGAGGGCTCGCTGTTTGGCGTGATCGGCACCGCTCAACCGCACACCCTGTTGGCCTACGGCCTGCGCGGCAACCTTTACCGCTCCACCGACTTCGGCAGCACTTGGGAGCAGGTTGAGTTGAATGCGGCCCGTGGCGCCCTCGAATTCGGCCTGTCGGGCGCCACCTTGTTGGACGACGGTTCCATCGTGGTGGTGGGCAATGGCGGCAGCGTGGTAGTCAGCCACGACGACGGCCAGAGCTTCAGCGTATTCAACCGCCCGGACCGCATTTCGCTGTCGGCGGTGACGGCGGCGGGTAACGGTAATTTGATTCTGGCCGGACAGGGTGGTGTTCGCGTCGCAATGCCCACTGGCGCAGAACCGATAAAACAATAA
- a CDS encoding dermonecrotic toxin domain-containing protein translates to MPDSTRDTPADLLQQAVAAQFATRPTLRDVAAHMLSELLKEKFPLLTQPPADLRLAQPRDGGGRALLPLLTVALEYLATDSYPDMSTRGGLDGYLSDATGTRLTYQTDGPKNYDLSVIEAVIRELAQVLFIGFQDAVTAYWGQAGGASDSRWKWLADMLQARLRRMAVDQLGNDAEPLNVLSALARCPDREDRVRQPWPDKAVHAYTLETRLKQGKKRLSVQSADLLLVSGTQVLLCGLSGQIEPFDSLDDFGEAWGERMARQFVADRITWSQYEPDGNIFEVQAALVLNQQLDDLAAISLPANGSVEELERLFAAATDPARLLTALPGARAQPQSSLKAALPGWLQRASPADQFTYHQYVLEQAIIKREALGDPQLAELDSIGAYTTSHLNNQLCLDRNQALHGERTCTQTALADSYDADDLQLTFHVPVGSLGSGYLEPVMMSLVELALKNLSGRPKGSMTLSHRKGRALEAWLTPEYIFQLVQRLNIGLNYPNYIRQELIDNITAAQKRQRLFKQQRPLQLKMQALQYKLQGLNGLTARGARYVAAVLNEQRAGRWVGETEIVMRPLGFLRKPGANADVVQNMFIIEARDPQAGPHVLYRPACAQALREFSSRADLLAAIVQTGELQASVLAWLPEHASAIYSNGGFLEPHYVRVGIGSEFDLLPRVPAPAALAGADDESAAQVLLALNTGTLLEYLFECEAHQLLDQAEGESTSNTESRWELIVEGMQLGFNTLLMAVRGPLAVVGWLVQVMQSLKQDLPALESTDPTTRELAWVDVLMNIAMLLLHQRAPDEPAVIAPREESGTEQALARLPFRRPLDAPSSTPATQIRRGAVGLPSEPPGGGRTLLDFDLSVAGDSAVARMLEKLLAYNVRWPDPVPAPIDTGLYKGLYQIDGKLHASVGSLLFRVNVVPGFGEVFIVHPEKIDHPGIPIRTDGSGHWRLDRGLRLLGSGPKRMAELREQKLEQKTQLLTRIGQINAELVGTLEPPVRQSFTQMHKMRDTLRAQRDALVLAWDAVQRATPAQRPALEASHQREIKDYATRSALYRRLLDILTERVTPLIETRQSLLPLAQELKKVTLAGADIRDMEKILEQSVDDAFAVYEYEREWLQGLQTSRTGQAMSDLVQRMFLDILLDDRTTYDEYIAKSDESADTWQRMANATARMETTFEELAQFSLGGAAKRLAWLQRITDVRLFFSANLKLNALVPLARASVDVSNVILSPHEKLYYDRLRGLGLTQTVYTHIEVRSSNDYALEDQRNVYESIIDKYRSYANALQALKTLNSKHLYPAAERLLKALANAQALAESELETVVSKQEQLDVALPVSKTLRPKASTRRVFKSRRRGYLIGDVRAPAGPVSHEQMTISDPLTGEAVASFQQLDGEWVDSAPKAEAEPPAAPPLQTVVELRTRGQELISQRTGIEQQINAQKRQLDSPLTRQQVDPADWDTLLTGHARKFIDLADRLQRDHGNSPNAQGLIAEYRAQARELARQAERDCSAAYKQQWPTPQSVTYLWDHQQIDINLTSAADPERPTLSGDFFTEYAVYDKATRPPQVLWYAHFHYPSATTAPANYSRAHLKLREQRKFTQKDLLKQHVQEQLSGASSSEEPVKQIVYVLIKPPLDQLFLEIAPQPANP, encoded by the coding sequence ATGCCTGATTCAACCCGCGACACCCCAGCCGACCTGCTGCAACAGGCGGTTGCCGCACAGTTCGCCACACGCCCGACCCTGCGCGACGTCGCCGCGCACATGCTGTCGGAGCTGCTCAAGGAAAAATTCCCGCTGCTGACCCAGCCGCCCGCCGACCTGCGCCTGGCGCAGCCGCGTGACGGCGGCGGACGGGCCTTGCTCCCGCTGTTGACCGTGGCCCTGGAGTATCTGGCCACTGACAGCTACCCGGATATGTCGACGCGTGGCGGTCTGGACGGCTACCTGAGCGACGCCACCGGCACCCGGCTCACGTATCAAACCGACGGCCCAAAAAATTATGATCTGAGCGTCATTGAGGCAGTGATCCGTGAGTTGGCCCAGGTTCTGTTCATTGGTTTTCAGGACGCCGTGACGGCGTACTGGGGCCAGGCCGGCGGCGCCAGCGACAGCCGCTGGAAATGGCTGGCGGACATGCTCCAGGCTCGGCTGCGCCGCATGGCCGTGGACCAGTTGGGCAACGACGCCGAGCCCCTCAACGTGCTCAGCGCTCTGGCCCGCTGCCCCGACCGGGAAGACCGCGTACGCCAACCATGGCCCGATAAAGCCGTGCACGCCTATACCCTGGAAACCCGCCTGAAACAGGGCAAAAAGCGCCTGAGCGTGCAGTCGGCCGACCTCTTGCTGGTCAGCGGCACGCAGGTGTTGCTGTGTGGCCTGTCCGGTCAAATCGAGCCCTTCGACAGCCTGGATGACTTTGGCGAAGCCTGGGGCGAGCGCATGGCCAGGCAGTTTGTTGCCGACCGGATTACCTGGAGTCAATACGAGCCGGACGGCAATATTTTCGAGGTGCAAGCGGCCCTTGTGCTTAACCAGCAACTGGACGACCTGGCCGCTATCAGCCTGCCCGCCAATGGCAGCGTTGAGGAACTGGAGCGACTTTTCGCCGCCGCCACCGATCCGGCGCGCCTGCTGACCGCCCTGCCCGGAGCCCGCGCACAGCCGCAGTCCTCACTCAAGGCTGCGTTGCCCGGCTGGCTGCAACGCGCTTCGCCCGCCGATCAGTTTACTTACCATCAATACGTACTCGAACAGGCCATCATCAAGCGCGAAGCCCTGGGCGATCCGCAACTGGCTGAACTGGACAGCATCGGTGCCTATACCACCTCTCACCTGAACAACCAGCTGTGCCTGGACCGCAACCAAGCCTTGCATGGCGAGCGTACCTGCACGCAAACGGCACTCGCCGACAGCTACGATGCCGACGATCTGCAACTGACGTTCCACGTGCCGGTCGGCAGCCTGGGCAGCGGCTACCTGGAGCCGGTGATGATGAGCCTGGTGGAACTGGCCCTGAAAAACTTATCCGGACGCCCCAAGGGCTCCATGACCCTGAGCCACCGCAAAGGTCGAGCGCTGGAAGCCTGGTTGACGCCGGAGTACATTTTCCAACTGGTCCAGCGGCTGAACATCGGCCTGAACTACCCCAACTACATCCGCCAGGAACTGATCGACAACATTACGGCGGCGCAAAAACGCCAGCGCCTGTTCAAGCAGCAACGCCCGTTGCAACTCAAGATGCAGGCGCTGCAATACAAACTTCAGGGGCTTAACGGGCTGACCGCACGCGGTGCGCGTTATGTGGCGGCGGTGCTCAATGAGCAGCGCGCTGGTCGCTGGGTCGGCGAAACGGAAATCGTCATGCGCCCCCTGGGATTCCTGCGCAAACCCGGTGCGAACGCCGATGTGGTGCAAAACATGTTCATCATCGAGGCCCGGGACCCGCAGGCCGGGCCTCATGTTTTGTACCGCCCCGCCTGTGCCCAGGCGTTGCGCGAGTTCAGCAGCCGTGCCGACCTGCTCGCCGCGATTGTCCAGACCGGCGAGCTGCAGGCCAGCGTGCTGGCCTGGTTGCCGGAGCACGCCAGCGCGATCTACAGCAATGGCGGGTTCCTCGAACCCCATTATGTTCGGGTCGGCATCGGTTCGGAATTCGACCTGCTGCCCAGGGTGCCGGCACCGGCAGCATTGGCCGGCGCCGACGACGAAAGTGCTGCGCAGGTGCTGCTTGCATTGAACACCGGCACGCTGCTGGAATACCTGTTCGAGTGCGAAGCGCATCAACTGCTGGACCAGGCCGAGGGAGAATCCACCTCCAATACCGAGAGCCGCTGGGAGCTGATCGTGGAAGGCATGCAACTGGGTTTCAACACGCTGCTGATGGCCGTGCGCGGGCCGCTTGCGGTGGTGGGTTGGCTGGTTCAGGTGATGCAAAGCCTGAAACAGGACCTGCCTGCCCTGGAAAGCACAGACCCCACCACCCGGGAACTGGCCTGGGTGGATGTGCTGATGAACATCGCCATGCTGTTGCTGCATCAGCGTGCGCCCGATGAGCCGGCCGTGATTGCGCCGCGCGAGGAATCTGGTACCGAACAGGCCCTGGCCAGGCTGCCCTTTCGGCGTCCGTTGGATGCACCCTCGAGCACACCGGCCACGCAGATCCGACGAGGCGCGGTGGGCCTGCCCAGCGAACCCCCGGGAGGCGGTCGCACCTTGCTGGACTTTGACCTCAGCGTTGCCGGCGACAGCGCGGTAGCGCGCATGCTGGAAAAATTGCTGGCCTACAACGTGCGCTGGCCGGACCCGGTACCGGCGCCCATCGACACCGGCCTTTACAAAGGCCTGTACCAGATCGACGGCAAGTTGCATGCCTCGGTGGGCAGCCTGCTGTTCCGTGTCAATGTCGTGCCGGGTTTTGGCGAGGTATTCATCGTTCACCCCGAAAAGATCGACCACCCCGGCATCCCGATCAGGACCGACGGCAGCGGCCACTGGCGCCTGGATCGCGGCCTGCGCCTGCTCGGCTCGGGCCCCAAGCGCATGGCCGAACTGCGCGAGCAGAAGCTTGAACAAAAAACCCAGCTGCTCACCCGTATCGGGCAGATCAACGCTGAACTGGTCGGGACCCTGGAACCCCCTGTCAGGCAGTCTTTCACTCAGATGCATAAAATGCGCGACACCCTCAGGGCCCAGCGCGACGCGCTGGTACTGGCCTGGGACGCAGTGCAACGGGCCACCCCCGCGCAGCGACCCGCGCTGGAGGCCAGTCATCAGAGGGAAATCAAGGACTACGCCACCCGCAGCGCCCTCTACCGCAGGTTACTGGACATTCTCACGGAGCGTGTGACGCCGTTGATCGAGACGCGTCAGTCGCTCTTGCCCCTGGCACAGGAACTGAAAAAGGTCACCCTCGCCGGCGCCGATATCAGGGACATGGAAAAAATCCTCGAGCAGTCGGTGGATGACGCCTTTGCCGTCTATGAATATGAACGTGAATGGTTACAAGGCCTGCAGACCTCCCGCACCGGCCAGGCCATGAGCGATCTGGTCCAGCGCATGTTCCTGGATATCTTGCTCGATGATCGGACCACCTACGATGAGTACATCGCCAAGTCGGACGAGTCGGCGGACACCTGGCAGCGCATGGCGAATGCCACCGCCAGGATGGAAACCACGTTTGAAGAACTGGCGCAGTTCTCTCTCGGCGGCGCCGCCAAACGACTGGCCTGGCTGCAGAGAATCACCGACGTGCGGCTGTTCTTTTCGGCGAACCTGAAACTCAATGCCCTGGTGCCGCTGGCGCGCGCGAGCGTGGATGTATCGAACGTCATCCTGTCTCCCCATGAAAAGCTGTATTACGACCGCCTGCGGGGCCTTGGTCTGACGCAAACCGTGTACACGCACATAGAGGTGCGCAGCAGCAACGACTACGCCCTTGAGGACCAACGTAATGTTTACGAATCCATCATCGACAAGTACCGCAGCTATGCAAACGCCCTCCAGGCCTTGAAAACGCTGAATTCCAAGCACCTGTACCCAGCTGCGGAACGCCTGCTGAAGGCGCTCGCAAACGCCCAGGCCCTGGCCGAAAGCGAGCTGGAAACAGTGGTCAGCAAACAGGAACAATTGGACGTTGCGCTGCCGGTATCGAAAACCCTGCGTCCCAAGGCGTCCACACGGCGAGTGTTCAAATCCCGTCGGCGGGGCTACCTGATCGGTGACGTGCGTGCGCCTGCCGGGCCGGTCAGCCACGAACAGATGACCATCAGCGATCCGCTCACCGGAGAAGCCGTCGCCTCGTTCCAGCAGCTCGATGGCGAGTGGGTCGATTCGGCGCCAAAGGCCGAGGCCGAACCGCCAGCCGCGCCGCCGCTTCAGACAGTGGTGGAGCTACGCACGCGGGGTCAGGAGTTGATCAGCCAGCGAACGGGCATAGAACAGCAGATCAACGCCCAGAAGCGCCAGCTCGACTCGCCTCTCACTCGGCAACAGGTCGACCCGGCTGATTGGGACACCTTGCTCACCGGCCATGCGCGCAAGTTCATTGATCTCGCCGACCGCCTGCAGCGTGATCATGGCAACAGCCCGAACGCCCAGGGGCTGATCGCTGAGTATCGCGCCCAGGCCAGAGAACTGGCGCGCCAGGCCGAGCGCGACTGCAGCGCCGCGTACAAGCAGCAGTGGCCGACGCCGCAAAGCGTGACGTACCTCTGGGATCACCAGCAGATCGACATCAACCTGACCAGCGCGGCGGACCCGGAGCGCCCTACCCTCAGCGGCGACTTCTTCACCGAATACGCGGTATACGACAAAGCTACCCGGCCGCCGCAGGTGCTGTGGTACGCGCACTTCCACTACCCGTCGGCCACCACCGCGCCGGCCAACTACAGCCGGGCGCACCTCAAGCTGCGCGAGCAGCGCAAATTCACGCAGAAGGATTTGCTCAAGCAGCACGTGCAGGAACAATTGAGCGGCGCGTCGTCAAGCGAGGAACCGGTCAAGCAGATCGTGTACGTGCTGATCAAGCCGCCGCTGGATCAGCTGTTTCTCGAGATCGCCCCGCAACCTGCCAACCCCTGA
- a CDS encoding DUF5629 family protein: MTDSLLSALQTCDMVEIDGLYTFDFQLNAQTLRITCLDGRAPKHWVFSLAQLQAATRDDATGSWTLSSDAGEHRLLCMHGSTGDNDNNDEDQTDEHA; the protein is encoded by the coding sequence ATGACCGATAGCTTGCTCAGCGCCCTGCAAACCTGTGACATGGTGGAAATCGACGGGCTGTACACTTTTGACTTCCAACTGAACGCGCAAACGTTGCGCATTACTTGCCTGGACGGGCGGGCGCCCAAGCACTGGGTGTTCAGCCTGGCGCAACTGCAGGCGGCAACGCGCGATGACGCCACAGGGTCCTGGACACTGAGCAGCGATGCCGGCGAGCACCGGTTGCTCTGCATGCACGGTTCTACCGGTGACAATGACAATAACGACGAGGACCAAACGGATGAACATGCGTAA
- a CDS encoding RND family transporter, with protein sequence MSSHHNDKATFLERLIFNNRPAVIVICLLVSIFLFWQATLIRPSTSFEKMIPLKHPFIEKMMEHRNDLANLGNTVRISVEARDGDIFTQAYMETLRQINDEVFYISGVDRSGLKSLWSPSVRWTEVTEEGFAGGEVIPQSYNGSPQSLDQLRNNVLKSGQVGRLVSNDFKSSIVDIPLLESYPDPQDQGKLLALDYRKFSHELEEKIRDKFEAQNPNVKIHIVGFAKKVGDLIDGLVMVVMFFGIAFVITLILLLWFTNCLRSTIAVLSTTLVAVVWQLGLMHFFGFGLDPYSMLVPFLIFAIGISHGVQKINGIALQSSEADNALTAARRTFRQLFLPGMIAILADAVGFITLLIIDIGVIRELAIGASIGVAVIVFTNLILLPVAISYVGISPRAIAKSKKDANREHPFWRLLSNFASPKVAPISIALALVAFGGGLWYSQNLKIGDLDQGAPELRPDSRYNKDNNFIISNYSTSSDVLVVMVKTKAEGCSRYEAMAPIDQLMWKMQNTEGVQSAISLVTVSKQMIKGMNEGNLKWETLSRNPDVLNNSIARADGLYNNNCSLAPVLVFLNDHKAETLDRAVHAVQDFAKENNKEGLEFILAAGNAGIEAATNEVIKESELIILILVYLCVATMCMITFRSWAATLCIVLPLVLTSVLGNALMAFMGIGVKVATLPVVALGVGIGVDYGIYIYSRLESFLRAGLPLQEAYYQTLKSTGKAVLFTGLCLAIGVCTWIFSAIKFQADMGLMLTFMLLWNMFGALWLLPALARFLIKPEKLAGQKGNSLFAH encoded by the coding sequence ATGAGCAGTCATCACAACGATAAAGCGACCTTCCTTGAGCGCCTGATCTTCAACAACCGCCCGGCAGTGATCGTTATCTGCCTGCTGGTGAGCATTTTCCTGTTCTGGCAGGCGACCTTGATTCGCCCGTCCACCAGCTTTGAAAAAATGATCCCCCTCAAGCACCCCTTCATCGAAAAGATGATGGAGCACCGCAACGACCTGGCCAACCTGGGCAACACGGTGCGTATTTCGGTAGAAGCCAGGGACGGTGACATCTTTACCCAGGCGTACATGGAGACCCTGAGGCAGATCAACGACGAGGTGTTCTACATCTCCGGCGTCGACCGCTCGGGCCTCAAGTCGCTGTGGAGCCCCAGCGTGCGCTGGACCGAAGTGACCGAGGAAGGCTTTGCCGGCGGGGAAGTGATCCCGCAGAGCTACAACGGCTCGCCGCAAAGCCTCGACCAGTTGCGAAACAACGTGCTCAAGTCCGGCCAGGTCGGCCGCCTGGTGTCCAACGATTTCAAGTCGAGCATCGTCGATATCCCGCTGCTGGAGTCCTATCCGGACCCGCAGGACCAGGGCAAGTTGCTGGCCCTGGACTACCGCAAGTTCTCCCATGAACTGGAAGAGAAGATCCGCGACAAGTTCGAAGCGCAGAACCCCAACGTCAAGATTCACATCGTCGGCTTCGCCAAAAAGGTGGGTGACCTGATCGATGGCCTGGTGATGGTGGTGATGTTCTTCGGCATCGCCTTCGTCATCACCCTGATCCTGCTGCTGTGGTTCACCAACTGCCTGCGCAGCACCATCGCGGTGCTGAGCACCACGCTGGTGGCGGTGGTCTGGCAGCTCGGCCTGATGCACTTCTTCGGCTTCGGGCTCGATCCGTATTCGATGCTGGTGCCGTTTCTGATCTTCGCCATCGGTATCTCCCACGGGGTCCAGAAGATCAACGGCATCGCCCTGCAGTCCAGCGAGGCGGACAACGCCCTGACCGCCGCGCGGCGCACCTTCCGCCAACTGTTCCTGCCGGGCATGATCGCGATCCTCGCCGACGCGGTCGGCTTTATCACCTTGCTGATCATCGACATCGGCGTGATCCGCGAACTGGCCATCGGTGCGTCCATCGGCGTGGCGGTGATCGTGTTCACCAACCTGATCCTGCTGCCGGTGGCGATTTCCTATGTGGGCATCAGCCCGCGGGCCATCGCCAAAAGCAAGAAAGACGCGAACCGCGAACACCCGTTCTGGCGCCTGCTGTCGAACTTCGCCAGCCCGAAAGTCGCGCCGATTTCCATCGCGCTGGCGCTGGTCGCCTTTGGCGGCGGCCTCTGGTACAGCCAGAACCTCAAGATCGGCGACCTGGACCAGGGCGCGCCGGAACTGCGCCCGGATTCGCGCTACAACAAGGACAACAACTTCATCATCAGCAACTACTCCACCAGCTCCGACGTGCTGGTGGTGATGGTCAAGACGAAAGCCGAAGGCTGCTCGCGCTATGAAGCCATGGCGCCGATCGACCAGTTGATGTGGAAAATGCAGAACACCGAGGGCGTGCAGTCGGCGATCTCGCTGGTGACCGTGTCCAAGCAGATGATCAAGGGCATGAACGAGGGCAACCTGAAATGGGAAACCCTGTCGCGCAACCCTGACGTGCTGAACAACTCCATCGCCCGCGCCGATGGCCTGTACAACAACAACTGCTCCCTGGCCCCGGTGCTGGTGTTCCTCAACGATCACAAGGCTGAGACCCTCGACCGCGCGGTGCATGCGGTGCAGGACTTCGCCAAGGAGAACAACAAGGAAGGCCTGGAATTCATCCTCGCCGCCGGTAACGCCGGGATCGAGGCGGCCACCAACGAGGTGATCAAGGAATCGGAGCTGATCATCCTGATCCTGGTGTACCTGTGCGTGGCCACCATGTGCATGATCACCTTCCGCTCCTGGGCGGCCACCCTGTGCATCGTGCTGCCGTTGGTGCTGACCTCGGTGCTGGGCAACGCGCTGATGGCGTTCATGGGCATCGGCGTCAAGGTTGCGACCCTGCCGGTGGTGGCGTTGGGCGTGGGCATCGGCGTGGACTACGGCATCTACATCTACAGCCGCCTGGAAAGCTTCCTGCGTGCGGGCTTGCCGTTGCAGGAAGCCTATTACCAGACGCTGAAGTCCACCGGCAAAGCCGTGCTGTTCACCGGCCTGTGCCTGGCCATCGGCGTGTGCACCTGGATCTTCTCGGCCATCAAGTTCCAGGCCGACATGGGCCTGATGCTCACCTTCATGCTGCTGTGGAACATGTTCGGTGCGCTATGGCTGCTGCCGGCGCTGGCGCGGTTTTTGATCAAGCCCGAGAAGCTGGCCGGGCAGAAAGGCAACTCGCTGTTCGCCCATTGA